A window of Paenibacillus polygoni contains these coding sequences:
- a CDS encoding CueP family metal-binding protein — translation MKKGMLIASFVLLILVTAACNNQSNNSASNEAGTSNIKEKVHAYSIGSFEDVSASITSEELIVTDHGKKTSFDLPEDEFFVSIAPFIENTHECAIHSLTGCQGELVEKTFDVLIQDEEGTIVMDDTMTSFENGFIDLWLPRDRTYQVKIAYEGKTAESEIGTFKDSNTCITTMQLT, via the coding sequence ATGAAAAAAGGTATGCTCATTGCTTCGTTTGTTTTATTAATTTTGGTAACCGCAGCTTGTAATAACCAAAGTAATAATAGTGCATCAAATGAAGCTGGAACATCGAATATTAAAGAAAAAGTGCATGCGTATAGTATTGGTTCCTTTGAGGATGTAAGTGCATCTATTACATCAGAGGAACTGATTGTGACGGATCATGGCAAAAAGACATCTTTTGACCTTCCAGAGGACGAGTTTTTTGTGTCCATTGCACCGTTTATTGAAAACACACATGAATGTGCTATCCACAGTCTCACGGGGTGCCAAGGGGAATTAGTAGAAAAAACCTTCGACGTACTTATTCAAGATGAAGAAGGTACTATAGTGATGGATGACACGATGACTTCATTTGAGAATGGTTTTATTGATCTATGGCTACCGCGTGATCGGACATATCAAGTGAAGATAGCGTATGAGGGCAAAACAGCAGAATCTGAGATCGGTACTTTTAAGGATAGCAATACTTGTATTACAACGATGCAACTAACATAA
- a CDS encoding alpha/beta hydrolase family protein, with protein sequence METLILVGTLVIELAICVYSIATKQNRSMIKSLMRIAIFIGFMMLILGKVVVWDLTWGLFQGLLFILAFKEIVALLRKQKQTPRYKTFSMIWKFFLLALTIVVTLVPVLLFPQHRLPQVTSPYAVATSTYSYVDKNRIEEFTDQDDNRFVNVEFWYPEQADGTYPLLMFSHGAYGIKASNSSTYTELASHGYVIVSIDHPYHSFYTFSEDGKIVTVNPEYMREVNNANKAGIYSLGEYFELTQKWMKLRTDDMNFVMDTIREKAGHGEDSVYKLIDTQKIGVFGHSMGGAASVALSRERHDIDAVVNIDAPFFSELVYDEVTNEISAKSEPYTIPLLNIYSDDVWKQLDNSPSYIANKISNKNFIGAYTVHFKGAKHLSLTDLPLFSPILTYLLQGGKADINKYYAIETQNEIILHFFDYALKNKGQFVPKVTY encoded by the coding sequence ATGGAGACTTTAATACTTGTTGGTACGTTGGTCATTGAGCTGGCAATTTGCGTTTATTCTATTGCAACCAAGCAAAACCGCAGCATGATCAAAAGTTTGATGAGAATCGCAATATTTATAGGATTTATGATGCTGATCTTGGGGAAAGTTGTTGTATGGGATTTAACTTGGGGGTTGTTTCAAGGCTTGCTCTTTATACTAGCGTTCAAGGAAATCGTAGCACTCCTGCGCAAACAAAAACAAACTCCTCGTTACAAAACTTTCTCTATGATATGGAAATTCTTTTTGTTAGCGCTGACCATAGTTGTTACCCTTGTTCCGGTCCTACTTTTTCCACAGCATAGGCTGCCGCAAGTGACAAGTCCTTATGCAGTGGCGACCTCTACTTACAGCTATGTGGACAAGAATCGTATCGAAGAATTTACGGATCAAGATGACAATCGTTTTGTGAACGTAGAATTTTGGTATCCAGAACAGGCAGACGGAACCTATCCCTTGCTCATGTTCTCCCATGGAGCATACGGGATAAAAGCAAGCAACTCTTCTACCTATACAGAACTTGCGAGTCACGGTTATGTGATTGTTTCCATCGACCATCCCTACCATTCTTTTTATACCTTTTCCGAGGATGGAAAGATCGTGACAGTTAATCCCGAGTATATGCGAGAAGTAAACAATGCAAATAAAGCAGGAATTTATTCGCTTGGAGAGTATTTCGAGCTTACTCAAAAATGGATGAAACTACGAACAGATGATATGAATTTTGTCATGGATACAATTCGGGAAAAAGCGGGGCATGGAGAAGATTCAGTATATAAGCTCATTGACACACAGAAGATCGGCGTGTTCGGTCATTCTATGGGCGGCGCAGCAAGCGTAGCACTGAGTAGAGAACGCCATGACATTGACGCCGTGGTAAATATAGATGCTCCGTTCTTTAGCGAGCTTGTGTATGATGAAGTTACTAACGAAATATCTGCAAAATCCGAACCTTATACCATTCCGCTGCTTAACATTTATTCGGATGATGTATGGAAACAACTGGACAACAGTCCTTCGTATATTGCAAATAAGATTTCAAATAAAAATTTTATTGGTGCATATACAGTTCATTTTAAAGGCGCAAAACATTTAAGTTTAACTGACTTGCCTTTATTTTCTCCTATATTGACATACCTGTTGCAAGGTGGAAAAGCAGATATCAATAAATACTATGCGATTGAAACTCAAAATGAAATTATCCTTCATTTTTTCGACTATGCGCTAAAGAATAAAGGCCAGTTTGTTCCGAAAGTAACCTATTAA
- a CDS encoding DUF3021 family protein, with amino-acid sequence MKYSELIKEMIRDFLTIFGSIMIIITILRQIYAPNAYFELKTIFTIIAFSLLGALTGIILYTPHAISENKMRLRVIFHFLFLEAFLITLSVILNLVYSTFDIVLLALEIAAVYAIVRILSYKSDKKEAQKINERLNSFKKEI; translated from the coding sequence ATGAAGTATTCCGAGCTCATTAAAGAAATGATCAGAGACTTCCTAACTATATTCGGCTCCATCATGATAATCATCACGATCCTGCGACAAATTTATGCTCCAAATGCATATTTCGAATTAAAGACGATTTTTACAATTATAGCTTTCTCTTTACTAGGTGCTTTGACTGGAATCATTTTATATACACCGCATGCGATTAGCGAAAATAAAATGCGTCTCCGTGTGATTTTCCATTTTCTTTTTCTGGAAGCATTCTTAATTACTCTGAGTGTTATATTGAATCTTGTATACAGTACATTTGACATTGTATTATTGGCTTTAGAAATTGCCGCAGTATATGCTATCGTTCGCATACTGTCATATAAAAGTGACAAAAAGGAAGCTCAAAAGATCAATGAAAGACTAAATTCATTTAAAAAAGAGATCTAG
- a CDS encoding LytTR family DNA-binding domain-containing protein, which produces MIFIKISVELIEYTEEEEILIRCHQADEEIHALVNKIKTETHVILGYYEDKISRIKVSDIYYFEAVDGKVFAYCRDNIHEVKQKLYELEELCKGKHCFRASKSTILNVTKISSIHPSISGRFQALLDNGEKVVISRQYVPMLKHILGL; this is translated from the coding sequence GTGATATTCATCAAAATTTCAGTTGAACTAATAGAATATACAGAAGAGGAAGAGATTCTCATTAGGTGTCACCAAGCTGATGAAGAAATACATGCGCTCGTTAATAAAATAAAAACCGAAACTCATGTTATACTCGGTTATTATGAGGATAAAATCAGCCGGATCAAAGTTAGTGATATTTATTATTTTGAAGCTGTTGACGGAAAAGTGTTTGCGTATTGTAGGGACAACATCCATGAAGTAAAACAAAAGCTTTATGAACTAGAAGAACTTTGCAAAGGGAAACATTGTTTTCGCGCTTCCAAATCTACCATTCTAAATGTAACGAAGATTTCCAGTATTCACCCATCGATTAGCGGCCGTTTCCAAGCATTATTGGACAATGGGGAGAAGGTAGTGATATCACGGCAGTATGTGCCCATGCTTAAACACATCCTTGGATTATAA